A window of the Alnus glutinosa chromosome 4, dhAlnGlut1.1, whole genome shotgun sequence genome harbors these coding sequences:
- the LOC133867315 gene encoding uncharacterized protein LOC133867315 isoform X3, translating into MRNTRASTMTSLPQSHSTTLNGLLSFLPNPPNPKQNLIPKHQVFQHRITVSRRDIALLPFLALVPSLSPVAPASAFSIGISGPKDWLKEQKKKASKFVLAPIDASRESLRSAYVLLTARDSEYSAKDLEEVQELLRSAARDCVPQDRSSIVSFQASTGVEVCTFRLIVKNASSLLDNKDPVKLEAEATLNDLIRSFTSLNGLASETDIQLASSRR; encoded by the exons ATGCGTAACACGAGAGCATCAACCATGACATCACTACCTCAAAGCCACTCCACCACTCTCAACGGCCTCCTATCCTTCCTTCCAAATCCCCCAAACCCCAAACAAAATCTCATTCCTAAACACCAAGTTTTTCAGCACCGAATCACGGTCTCTCGCAGAGACATCGCTTTGCTGCCGTTCCTCGCTCTCGTGCCCTCCCTCTCTCCGGTCGCCCCTGCATCTGCATTCTCCATCGGCATTT CAGGACCGAAGGATTGGTTGAAAGAGCAAAAGAAGAAAGCCTCCAAGTTCGTCTTAGCCCCAATCGACGCCTCGCGAGAAAGCCTTCGCTCTGCCTATGTCTTACTCA CAGCTAGGGATTCTGAATATTCGGCTAAGGACTTGGAGGAAGTTCAAGAGCTGTTGAGGTCGGCCGCTAGGGACTGTGTTCCTCAGGATAGGAGTTCCATTGTTAGCTTTCAAGCCAGCACGGGAGTTGAG GTTTGCACCTTCCGATTGATTGTGAAGAATGCGTCCTCATTGCTTGATAACAAGGATCCTGTGAAGTTAGAAGCCGAAGCTACACTAAATGATCTTATAAG